A stretch of Desulfobacter hydrogenophilus DNA encodes these proteins:
- the fliG gene encoding flagellar motor switch protein FliG, giving the protein MSKAFDPENLDGCQKAAVFLMYMGEEYTTQVFSRMKEQEIGEIAFEMSKVDQITPDMLKTVCADFNVIYEGEPKMIVEGDSFIKNVVTKTLKDKEAKAILDDLEKKKQAKPFIWSRNVNTGTLSTYIEGEHPQTIAMILAHMPAEISSEIMMNLPDELKGDISMRIARLGQISEDVVRDVDKALKYELSGAVGPGGKAGGLEVLVDIINGVDKSTEDAVMEYVEEDDAEMANEIRKLMFVFEDLTNVDDTAMREILKKVEGQQLTYALKTATEDMKSKIFANLSQRAGEMLKDDLDAMGPVRLAEVEEAQQAVVRAAKELEADGTITLGKGKDDVLV; this is encoded by the coding sequence ATGTCAAAAGCATTTGATCCGGAAAATTTAGACGGTTGTCAAAAGGCAGCAGTATTTCTCATGTACATGGGAGAAGAATATACAACCCAGGTGTTTTCAAGAATGAAAGAGCAGGAAATTGGGGAAATTGCCTTTGAAATGTCCAAGGTTGACCAGATTACGCCTGACATGCTCAAAACCGTGTGTGCTGATTTCAATGTCATATATGAAGGAGAGCCCAAAATGATTGTTGAAGGGGACTCCTTTATTAAGAATGTGGTAACCAAAACACTGAAGGACAAGGAAGCCAAAGCCATCCTGGACGATTTGGAAAAAAAGAAACAGGCCAAACCCTTTATATGGAGCCGGAATGTGAATACGGGCACTTTATCTACATATATTGAAGGTGAACATCCCCAGACCATAGCCATGATTCTGGCCCATATGCCTGCAGAAATTTCCTCGGAAATTATGATGAATTTACCGGATGAACTCAAGGGCGATATTTCCATGAGGATCGCCCGGCTAGGCCAGATTTCCGAAGACGTTGTCCGGGACGTAGATAAAGCCTTGAAATATGAGCTCAGCGGCGCCGTCGGACCCGGCGGTAAGGCAGGCGGCCTGGAAGTCCTGGTGGATATCATCAATGGTGTGGACAAATCCACCGAAGATGCAGTTATGGAATATGTTGAGGAAGATGATGCGGAAATGGCCAATGAGATCCGCAAACTCATGTTTGTATTTGAGGACTTGACCAATGTGGATGATACTGCCATGAGGGAAATTCTCAAGAAGGTTGAAGGTCAGCAACTCACCTATGCATTGAAAACCGCCACAGAAGATATGAAGTCCAAAATTTTTGCCAACCTGTCCCAGCGGGCCGGTGAAATGCTTAAGGACGATCTGGATGCCATGGGTCCTGTTCGCCTGGCAGAGGTTGAAGAAGCCCAGCAGGCCGTGGTCAGGGCTGCTAAAGAGCTTGAGGCCGACGGTACCATAACCCTGGGTAAAGGAAAAGATGATGTCCTTGTCTGA
- a CDS encoding FliH/SctL family protein: MSLSDQDEHKDESFPSQDDEFKAIDVGSLDNFDKEVSRSDAQPDFDRFKLLFDPLEVEREEGGFEALYKITKQLKKELFEPLIQGADVDADKPDLKKDVSGLLEEAQGSDEPEDRPTPEEQGFAAGYEQGMAQGLEKGQVAGHAKGYEEGLEKGRKEGFKQGETDGFAKGEAEGYEKGIEDGRDDGKQEIVQEMAQILEPFQQALETADQMLENMLARYETQLVELVCQIAGKVVLAKLDSDDAVIKNTILDALSQLASPEEITLSVADEDYEYVEMIKETFFESIRSLTHITVNTDAMIPKGGCRIESAGATITTDPESKLKAVYDAIAKAGI, from the coding sequence ATGTCCTTGTCTGATCAAGACGAACATAAAGATGAATCGTTTCCGTCACAAGATGATGAATTCAAGGCCATTGATGTGGGCTCCCTTGACAATTTTGATAAAGAGGTGTCACGGTCGGATGCCCAGCCTGATTTTGACCGGTTTAAACTTTTGTTTGATCCCTTGGAAGTTGAAAGGGAAGAAGGTGGGTTTGAGGCCCTTTATAAAATCACCAAACAACTTAAAAAAGAATTGTTTGAACCCTTAATCCAGGGCGCGGATGTGGATGCCGATAAGCCTGATCTAAAAAAGGATGTCTCCGGTCTCTTGGAGGAAGCCCAGGGTTCGGATGAGCCGGAAGATCGCCCCACACCGGAAGAACAGGGATTTGCCGCAGGCTATGAGCAGGGTATGGCCCAAGGGCTGGAAAAAGGGCAGGTAGCCGGCCATGCTAAGGGCTATGAAGAGGGGCTGGAAAAAGGCCGGAAAGAGGGGTTTAAACAAGGGGAGACCGACGGATTTGCCAAAGGCGAGGCCGAGGGTTATGAAAAGGGGATAGAAGATGGGCGTGATGACGGGAAACAGGAGATTGTTCAGGAAATGGCGCAGATCCTGGAACCTTTCCAGCAGGCATTGGAAACCGCGGATCAGATGCTGGAAAATATGCTGGCACGATATGAAACCCAGTTGGTTGAACTTGTCTGTCAGATTGCCGGGAAAGTGGTGCTGGCCAAACTGGACTCGGACGATGCTGTGATCAAAAACACAATCCTGGACGCGTTGTCCCAACTTGCCTCCCCGGAGGAAATTACCCTGAGTGTGGCCGACGAAGACTATGAATATGTAGAAATGATTAAAGAGACTTTTTTTGAGTCTATACGCTCCTTGACCCATATTACAGTGAATACGGACGCCATGATTCCCAAAGGGGGATGTCGCATTGAAAGTGCCGGCGCCACCATTACTACAGATCCCGAGTCTAAACTTAAGGCGGTTTACGATGCCATTGCCAAGGCGGGCATATGA